From the genome of Plectropomus leopardus isolate mb chromosome 4, YSFRI_Pleo_2.0, whole genome shotgun sequence:
CTCCTTTCCTCATCTTTGATGGATAATGATGGGTCAAAGTAAGGCTACGTAAATGGCTAAAGTCTAGAGGGCATGAgatcaaaataaacatgttttattaagattatatttttagccattgagctcttcagCTGAAAGAGTTTGCAATATATTGTGTTATTCTTTGCTAGCTCACAGTAAATATCCTTTGTTGTTTCTAGCATCTTAAATGTATCATGTTGGTCTTCggactttcttttttaaatgacgaTACGATGGAGGATGGAGAATTGATTCCTCTCACAAAGGCGCAGAACATTTGTGCTAATTGGCTGTTGGGTGTAGTCTTTGTAGTTTGTTCAGGTgtaactttttggccgagactCAGGCGACATGAGGTACTGCATCAGTTGGCCTTTGTCAcgactagttctttgatgtggATGTgctgtgtctgggccttaaggGTCATAGAAAAGTTTACGActatctaaaaataataaaaaaaaaaaatcttttttatccTCTCTGAGTTGTGGTTAGGCAACTTTATGACCCGTGATTTTATGTCAGGCTCATCCATAAAGATGTTAGACTGTTTGTCTAAATAATTATCTCTACCAACTGTGTAACTGTgtatattatgacatttctttttcatcactgtCCTCTGGTTTTACTCTAACGTCAGGCATTAACATTGTTCATTTCTCTATGATTTCAGCCATGTTACTACCCTCGTCACTactactcctcctcctcggccTCCTCACCTGGAGTCCCAGTGCATCATGGGCTGCAAAAGTGATCGTGGTCCCACCCATCATGTTTGAATCACATCTTTACATCTTCAAGACACTGGCCACGGCTCTGCACCAGGAAGGCCATGAGacccattttttaatttcagaggGCCGCGGGGTGCCCCCCTCTCCTCACTACCACTTACAGCGCTACCCAGGGATCTTTAACAGCACCACAGCTGACAACTTCCTCCAGTCCAAAGTCAGCAACATCTTCTCGGGCCGCCTGACATTTCTGGAACTGTTTGACATTCTTGACCACTACTCCCAGAACTGTGACGCTGTCGTTGGCAGTGTCGAGGTAATGACCCGCCTCAAGGAGGCCAAGTTTGACCTGCTGCTGGTGGACCCTAATGAGATGTGCGGTTTTGTGATCGCTCATATCCTGGGTGTGAAATATGCCGTGTTCAGCACAGGCCTGTGGTACCCTGCAGAGGCAGGTGCCCCGGCCCCGCTTTCATATGTACCCGAATTCAACTCGTTGCTGACTGACCGCATGTCTCTGCTCCAGAGGATCACCAACACAGCTGTTTATCTGGTGCAGCGCTTTGGAGTCCATTATATTGCATTGCCCAAGTATGACCGGATTATGAAGAAACATGGAGTgaagcctcaagtggccatggCCGACTTGGTGCAGGGCAGCCGGCTGTGGATGCTTTGCACTGACATGGCTCTGGAGTTCCCCCGGCCCACGCTGCCACATGTGGTGTACATAGGAGGCATCCTTACCAAGCCCCCCAGCCCTTTGCCACAGGTCAGTACTTGGAGAAACACAGGCGGCTTacaagcacatggtgagattGGTGAGGCACAAACAGGTTTTGTGTGGTCTCGTGCCAATGTGTGTCCTTGTTGAAGGAGAGTAGGAGTCACTGATATGGATAAAATCCTTTTGTACAGTGTATGTAACTTTATATCACATTGTCAGTGACAAACCAGATAAAAAACTTTAGGATCAATCTAAGGATGAAGTACACAGACAGcaatgtctgtttgttttttttagctaatcCAGCTAATTAAATATGTGTCATATCAAGGTACCTTATCACATTGTTTCAAACATCATATAAAGTCCGATGTGGTCATAAATCAATCCTGCTAATGATGTGAAACATTTTCCACAGTGGCCTATTGCACTGAGAGAAAAGGTACGGTAAAGGGATAGTTACCGCAGTATTAACTGCATGGCAAAGTCTGTGATGGATGACAAATACATTGTCACAATCTCACAGTGGAGACCAAATCACTGTGACATTGagctacaacaacaacaacaacaacaacagtaacttCTCGGTAGACAGCTGGcagttgattttaatttaaattgattttttatgtGCTTCgttgttttgctgctgtcgTTGATTAACCACATCTATTGGCACAAAAGCTAAACATTGCACTGCTGTGGACTGGGGCTGCAGtaaaacgtattttagccacctaaaaaatgatttgtgtgCACTTAATTTGGAATGTTTTGTCCGCTTTACCTGACACACTAACCAATCAAGGCAGCGGTacaccagcaactcctgtgatTTGCATAGTCAAATTATGGTTTTCTTCAAAGGAGTCATGTGGCTTTGAGAcaatggcttcagttccccgTCAGCAAGGGCAAACATTGTGACTTAGTCCATACTGTATATTATCAAATGGCCGAGCCCTGCTATGGAGTCAATGTCCTCACTCATTTATATTAAGAGATGGTCTCAATAATTCAAAGATCCTCATGCTAAAGCAAAAATTTCATCGCTGTGTCCATTAGTATTTTCAGAGCCCACTATGGATGTTAGAGCATAAAATGAGGGCTCTATGCCATAGGTGACAAAAGTACTGCAATACAATGGCTAATTCATGTGAACACAGTTTGACCATGACATTATCCAAAGTATGGTTTCATGGAGAGGATGGAAAGCCATATTGCTTCATTCAGACCTGGAGGAGGTTTAATcctttttatattacatttaagTATATAGGAAGagcattttcacagtttttaatttttaaatagcaaCAGTCAACTTAAACACAGCGACATTTAGCGCTCTGCCTTTCTTAGTATGTGTGTGCTCTGTGCATGCAGCCCAACGGATTTAATATGAAGGCGACAGGTAGAGTTTGGTCTTGCCTTTGTTTTGCCTTGCATGAATCAGTTTTCTATCAACTGTTTGTTATTGACTAATCATCACCTCAGAATTATAAGTttatatctgacatttttgtcaaagttgatatattcatatattcttattctgtgatAAGCTTTTAACATTATGTGAGGTTGaagttttatgcattttctaactttttatttaaaaaaacaaaaggttcaTATCATTTGTGCTATGTGGAATGAAAAATTCCAAAGCTCAATATGTGAAAAATACTCAGAACACAGATAGAACCTTATAATTATAATGTGGTGCAATGTCAGATACTTATTTAAaagctgaaacaaaaagaaaacattaacaaaagtGGTGGGAGCTCTTATCGCTTACATCCgtttcaaaagaaaatttttGTTGATGAGTGGAATCAAGCCAGCACTTTTCTCACTCACTGGCTGCAACGTCTCTCCCGTCTTAACAGTCTCActgagtttcagtgttttttgtatcTGCCCTCGCTTGACCCCATTGTCTTCCCCTTCATTGGTGTACCTCTGATTATCAATCCCACCACAAAGCGATCCTTTATAAATGATGCTGGGGTGAGGATGGGTTTGGGTTGAATGGACGCGGTAGACTTTGAGCCGAAAGGGTGGGGCGTCATGGAGAGCAGAGGCGGGTGGTGACGGGGGTTAGTCCAGCGTTCGGACGCCGAGAGCGCGGGCCGTCGGTATCTACTGTGGGGGGTTTTGGAATGCCACTCCAGCCAATAGGGAGCATTGTGCCATGTTGTGTGGAGGGAGTTATAATGGAAGTGGAGGGAGAACGAGGCCATTGTTCTGGGCTGAGCTCTGGGGACACTGAGACTCTTTTATGGGGTCACTGAGGCTGCGTTGTAGGGACAGTAGAGCTGCGCTGCAGGGACACAGAGCCCAGTGTGCCCCTGATGTTGCTCCGTGCCAGGGCCAGCTTTAGCTGCCGCAGCTGGGCCGTTAGCCTCCCTCCCATCACTTGTCCTTCACTTCTATCACTCCAGCATGGCTGCTCCCTGATCTCCCACTGTCACTCAATATTTCCTCACTAACCAGAAGCTAGTTTACTAAAAAATGTGGATTACTCCTTTGATTAAAATCTAAAACAGGGAAAGGGCCCAGGAGGagctaattttttaaatatcacagttaCTTTTATTTGATAGACTAATGCCATAGTGTACCAATGGTTATAGGTAGCAGGTTTGCaagtaaaataatgtaaacGGTGCTTATGAGGTCTTGCTTTCCAATTAAATAGTTGCTGTTTCTTTCCCCTAACCCTTTAACCTTGTACCCAGCAAGATCATAATACTTTACAGAGATGTTACGATAGTAACCAGTTTTTAACTTGCAAATACTGTTCATGTCAGCGTCCCAGATTTAAATATGACAGGTCAATCTGTGAATCTCATCATCCGGTAAAATTTTAAGTGTCATATGTCTTGTGAATGCTCTTGACTATATAAACTCGTAACCTAGATGTTGACTGATGGGGCTGATAATACATTATGAATACCTGAATTCACCTGATAGCCTATACACCTTAACAATCAACTATAGCCAGGACTCATAACCTGCTATAAAAGCCCATGCAGTGTCATAGGTTGTCATTGTACGTGTTCAGCAAAGTGAAGTACATATTAATGCATTATTTAATTGCTGGTGGCAAGTAAAGTGTAATGCATTtccatgcttttaaaagaatataTGCTGCATCATTAGTGAGTATTGTGtaagtatttgtgtgtatttaataaACCATGCAGAGAATTACAAGCAAAATGTTTGTGCTTTAGGAATGGGAcctttcattcaaaaatatgagGCCCACCACACAATACTGATTAATTAAGCAAGACTTAATTAATGCCCATGCACTTAGAAGAAAGGAACTACATAGGCAGAACTATTGTATTGAACTATTGAAATTTTATGAAGATTTCATCAAGCGTAAATGTGTCAACAGCGAAAGCCACCGCTTTCAGTAATAGTTCAGTAATAGTAGTTGCATGTGTCTCATTtgtatgtggtttttttttggtttttgaaatCCATATGATGTGAGAAGTGGCTGGTCCCccattctttttaaaaaatctgggcCCCATTCAAACAGTTTGAACACCCCTGATTTATagtcagaaaaagacaaaaaacattttgtcatgcTTCATTTTCACTACAGGATAAAAGCAATGAgttcaaatgttttaacaaaCCATCATCAACTGTATGCATCGACTGTAATAGTTACAACCAGTACaaccccttttctctctcacacacacacacacacacacacacacacacacacacacacacacactgtgtaaaCTACAAATGCCCCAATATTCTACTCGACCCTCATACAAAGAGCACTGTCTAAAGGCAAACAAATATGGATACCTCAGCTCGGTTGATACACTCTAGTTAGTAAACTTGCTGGATGCTCATGTGTTCATTCCTCCATTTCTGCAGACCGGGGCATTTCTTCTGTAGAAAATAGTTGACAGATACAACTGTTGTATGTGAGGATTGTGGATTACCCAAACTAACAAGGATCTCGTTTCTAGAGCTACGTAATGCTGCTGACTTTTCTTTGACCATCACAAAAGAATTCCTTTGCTTCAATTGTATTGCTGGCAACAGAAACTTCAGACACCTCAAAACTTGGCACATAAAACTGACTGTGTGGTTCAAAATCACCATGGGGACAAGAGGAAATACCGTTTCTTGTGATTTAGGTGAACCGACCCTTTAAGGGTGTAAGTGTAATACATTCACAACAAAGAAGAGTGTTTGAGTGTGGACTTCAAGGAGGATATTTGTACCTGATTGCTGGTTGCTCTGTTGACTCTTATGTAGTTTGATGGTGTTTTGTAAATCAAATCAGCACCTGCAGTACTAGTTTTCCCATAGATGCAGTGAAGTATGTTGCATTGTCATCACCATAAGAGACCAGCATTTGTTTGGTGTCCTGTTTTATAATTGATTTGTCGAGGCTTCAAGTTTTTTAAGCAAGTTGCAACATGCAGCTATTCAGAGGAGATTTATGTCACAGTTTGTGAAGAATAAAATTTGCCCAAAAAATGCTGTCGATTTTACTGTAGTAttgaatgtgttgaaaaaagaaaattgcagtGCCTGGCGGATAATGTCTGATAGGGCTAGTCTGGATGTCACATCATTGGAAAATGTTGCTGGTCCATCAAGATTCATCAATCTGTAGACCTTCAACATTGAAATCATAATGCAATACTTGGCACCACATTGCAGAATGCATACTCAGCACACCTTTACTTGTAGTTGTGAGACATTAACTTAAATGTGTTTAACAACTTTGTGCAGTAAACATTCTGTGTTTTGGTTGATAAACTTCTTCTGTGGACATTTCTTacattaaagatttaaatttaaGTGGTCCACATGGACCTATTGTAGCAATCTGTACCAGCTGCAGCATGACTTGTTTGGGAGTCTATTTTCTAATCCACTTGTTGCTTTTCAAATGAACACATAAAAACTTTACTGTTAACTACATGCTCACTGATATGATTCTGCAAAGTTCTGCAGTGAGTTTTATGGCATCACCTCACATTTATCTGTAAACCTATAAATCATTCAGATCATTAGTGTGACACAAAATTCACTTGTAAAGTAATAAAGACAACAGCAACACTATTAAAAGTTTATGTGAGGTGAAGGGTCTGTTTTATTGATGTCAGTCAGCTACTTgttaatgctttaaaaataatctgataTGGCGCTCAGCTCTTAAATTGCAACGATGACATTATTGCTTCAATATGGGTCATCTGAATGCCTGCAATACACAAGAATTAATCTACGATGACAAAAGGGACTTGATAAAGTAAGAAATGGAGGattgttttgtagtttgtgctttgcattattataaatatctttatttttattttattttttagcttactgtctctctgtcataTTCCGACAGGATTTCGAGGCGTGGGTGAATGACACAGCGGAGCATGGCTTTGTGGTTGTGTCGTTCGGAGCTGGGGTCAAGTACCTTTCCCATGACATCGCTCACAAACTGGCAGGAGCCCTCGCCAGGCTGCCCCAGCGTGTTGTCTGGAGGTAAATATGTTTTCTCTCTCATACTGTACACAGATGTGACTGACAGATGTAAACAGGATTCTGTAGTTAGCTTTAAGTTAGTGATTTTTCTCCACTCAGCATTCATAGGGCTCTGGATGGCAAATGATATCAGACTGTAATTTATGGTTTTATATGGACCACCATAATCAACTAGACTACTTCTGTTTAATGACACATCATAAAATACAGGCTGCACGTTGTTCCTCTGTGATGGTCTTTGCCTGTCCAAAGTCCATATTCCCACCTCATATTTGCTTCAGGGTATTATATGAGGTCATCCAGTTGTTCAAACAgcatagagtggtgaagggatgacatgtttttgtaggccaaccaggaagttagcatcgcactagttccctcatcaaaaaccttatgggatttgtGAATGGGTTTTTCcattattgccaaaaataagcaTCCGCCTTTTTAAGATgcataaaaccttaaaagtttgaaattttgGTTTGTACGGACATATTTAATGTTtcagaacaaaacgtctaaatatttttgtcctatgttaaccacagaccttatatAAGGCATTTTActaaaaacccattcaaaaaacccattgactttgagacgagggaactggaaGTGCAAAAAGGCTAACAGACTTCCGCATTTTGAGATTCATTACTTTACTATTGAATAGTAGAACCTGCCCAGTAAGATGCTTCACATTTTTATGGTGGGAAGACATTTGCATTGATTTAATTCAGCAAAGTCACATAAGGCAATGGATTTATACAGCTCAGTTAAACACACTACTTGGTGTCTCACTCTTAAACTTGCAGATAAATACCTGCATGTTTGAGGGAATTGTGGCATATTATGTCACTGATGGGGAAAACTAAAACTGCCCTCAtatctgtgcatgcatgtgtctgtCACAGAGTTATACACCATAGATGCAGATGTTTCTATGTGCTCAGGGTGACTAAATAAAGAGAGGTCATTCACAGGTCTGTCTAAAATGATTGTGCTTGGCCAGTGAGAGCGATAGGTCTGATTAAAATCTAATCTTCTTGTAATCATTTACAAAGAGTCCGACAGCAGATCCTCTGACTATGACCTGAGCAGCAAGGAATAAAGAGGAGGGCAAGCAGGGCTGATAGAGGAGGGAAAAAATCTGTCTCCTGGTTTTGCAGTGCTTTAAAATTCCATCCATGAACCTGTTAATCATTAACTCTTATCTCTGCATATTTAAGAGTTTGTGATTCATTGACCATCACATGCACATTGTGTAATTTTTATCCCATAGATGACTAAAGAAAAGCCCATTAGACTGACTATTTTGAGGCTGCAGATCCTCATGAGACAATGTGTGCTTATATTGTCAATATACCCTGGGGAATCCAAGTAATGCATTACTGATATAGAATGCAGGAACAAAACCTTAATCCtagtacatatatatacacagctCTCAAACCTGACATTCTATACATTTATGGTGTGGCTTGGTTAATGTTTGAACATGTGCCTGTGTGCGGATGCTGATGAAGGTCATTACttttgcaaacacaaaaacattacaacgatgtcataactgacagcagagTCAAGTTTTCTTCCATGTGTTATGTCTGTGGCCAGATAATGAGTACTTTAAAGTAGgctattgtttttattcttatttgGATCATAGATTTCAATTCCAAAAATTCGTattatttcttgttatttttgtttctgttttgtttcagttttagcTCTGGTTTTTAGCATTGTTCTGCACCCTGCGGTTGTATGTGCAGAACGTGTTTTTTGTTATGGACCCACAGTAGTTGTATTATTGGACTTTGAATGTTGCTGACAAGTGTtcctcatttatatttttatatcagttaaTACATTGGAACTATTACATATTATTCGTGGTCATATCACGATGTACCATTACGTTTCTCTCTGGCACTGTGTGTGACTTGCAAATGTGCCCTGTTAAGCATTTACAGGTGTTTAACAAATAATTTAGCGAAAACTTTAaatcattcagatttttttgtcagactCAGGACTCAGTTAATTAgaattcaactaaaacacagaaacttgtgctccagaaaaggataagcactcaatgaggatcctaggttcactgatcagcaattatgacttaaatatgaatgccagagagaggtcagagagagtcagagagcagtgaagactaacacatctttggggtcatcaggtgggaacctcCTTTCATCAGCTAGGCTGGCTATCACAGCCCAAACAATAAtaccaccttcaacagacccaggctatATCTATGCAGACTCCAGGTAGTGACTGTGTTGATGCTACCTTCCTGAGCACATGCATAACAATTGCCAATATACTACAACTCACATACAAGACTAAAGCTAAGGGAAATAAGGGTGAATTggatcaacacacacacttacttggATGGCAGCATGGTCTCACACAGAGAGACTCAAACAGGCAACTCCCACTCCTAAATACCCTCACACTTCATGGATTTTCTCCTGAGAAGACTGATTGGTGGATCTCTCCACCTGATCTCAAGCAGTAGTCCATTCAGTGCGTCCCCTCGCTGGTCCCCAACTACCATTGTTCCTCCTAATCCAAATCCACTGACTGGATTTAACTGCCTCATCTGAAATTTCCCTCACTGTCTTCCTCAAACTTTGTCCCCTCACTCCCAGTTCCACCAGGAGAGAGATAGCTGATCCAGCTACAAATCCCCAACCTCCCACTTCAACTGGGCGAACCCTAGCTTTCCATCCTTTCTGCTCAGCTTCTGCCTGTAAGTCTGTGTGCCTCAGTTTCTTCCTTTCATAGGCTTCTTCCACTGAAGCTTCCCAACGGACTGTAAGCTCAGTGAAATAAACGATCCGTCGACTCACCGACCACAGCATTATCTCAGGACTCAAATTAGTACAGGCTATTTCCTAGGGAATAACAAGCTTTCCTCCTAAATCTACCTGCATTTCCCAATCACAAGCTCCCTCCAGGCGACCACACCACTGCCTCCTCCCTAACTTACTGCCTTTATGTTTCTCCCCCTCAGGTACATACTGGATATCTCGACTTTTTTAAAGCCTCCTGAATTCACCTGTCTTCTTCTCCCCTCAATACCTGCAGCTAAGCTTACTGGTATGATCGTGAACAATATAATATGGCACACCCCATGTCTGTAGCTCACTTTTCTTGAGTGTGTCTGCAATATTTGTGGTTTAATTGCATTGGAAAGACAATATGAAGCATTACGTGTTGTATAGTACTTGTGTAGTACTAAAAGCAGCATGCTGGGAGCAGGAttcaacaacagacacacactgtatgACTGAACTTGTGAGGTTGGAAAAATCAGTGAGCGGCTGGAGCTGGGCAGAGTCCCTGGTGTGATCTAAAGCAATCAGCTTGTGGTTGCAGTGTCTGGAATGAGGTTTTTGTCACAAAGATTGCCAGAGCTGTGGGCAGTACGTAGTGTGTGTTGTAATGAGGGTGGCTGGATTTGCCATGGCATTCAACATGTGTGCGCAACAATGTGTGATAATAACTGtggaaaatgacaacaaaagcactgaACTTTGACAGTGAGATATCAGACAATGAGACTCCACATGTAGGTCTCTGATCAGGTCTGCAGGTGAAGTGGGACAATGTTGTGAAACTTGCAGATACAGGCAGGGGCCTCTTGTAAGTccaaagactgtgtgtgtgacattgaATGGTAATCTGGCTTTTAGTGGCCATTCCAAACTAATGGAAAAAGGAAGAGGGCTGATGAGAGGGACAGGGACCAGGCCAAATGAATCGTGTCATTGATAATTGGCTGCATGAATGTAGGCTTTGATTGGCAGGACAGTGAATTGGTGCTTTGttgagaagagaaagagagatgaaagaCTTTGGGTTAGGGAGGGAAGGAGACAGAGATGGACGGATGGGGGTCGTAATGTTGCATGCATATGTATTGTGTGCTGCATTTGTTGGAAAATGCTTCCGcacacacagccacagacaccaacagacagacacacggCGCTGTGCACATTCACCACCACCCCAAGAAGACAAAGTTAAAACCTAAATGTCTGGGTGAACAAGTGGGGCCCTtcagctttttgctttttaatcagGGAAAACGATTGAATTCCCCTTTGTTCACTTTCTGCTTCATGTAAATGTTACACTCAATTAATTCATTTAGCCTTCTGTATACAGTATCTCTTATACTCACTATACATACTGTGCATTCTCTGCCATTACTATGCATGTCCCTCAAGCCCAAGAGTATCATTAGCATCACATTAGCCTCAGAGAGCTAGCATAATAGCTAACTTGGTTAATCATTGACTGATCGCAGGAAAACtaagttaaaggaatagttcaacattttggatAATGCAGTGATTCACTTTCTTAACTTCCTGGAGATTTATGGTGACCATAAAGTTGCCAGAAACTCCTTAAAGCTTCTGAGTGTGGTCAAGAAATAGTACAATTGTAATAGCTCATAACTCACTGTTGCACtgcaaattgttatttttacactttgtttttttaatggaaaaaacattCGGTAGGGCACAGTTAAAACAAACCGTCCGACGAAATGGCAGGAAGTTAAAACAAAGATTACAATATGTTGTGATGGTGAtaccatgtttttttgcaaagattgaaataaaatatataacataaagtcatttcatttttataattttatgtattttttccagcAATTTCCCATAATTGTCTAGATCAACTGTGTTTTTCCCTGTGCGATGGAGCAATTTAACACGCGGTTGTAAATTCCATCATGGAAGACAgcaaaaagttgaaatattttaaccttGGAGGCAATACCGTCTAGTGTTACTGTTTCTGGTGTTTCTGCCAGCCTCACTTAATTTTCCCGTCGTGCTCTCATCCACTAAAAGCTGCCGTTTATCGTACCCCTGATTACATGTTAACACAGCATTAGCTGTACTGGTAGATGGATTTTCTTATCTTTGGTCAGAGCAAGACTATCTATGTCCCTGTGCTTCCAGTCTGTGGACAAAAGGCCACGCTAACCAGCTGCAGGctttagcttcatatttacgGATATGAAAGTGGGATTCGGTATTAGCACTCAATACCAGGTATCAACTGCAATTAAACAATATCAAGTAGTATTGAAACATCGCGACTCAAATGATAACTGCATTTGAACCTTTTTGTACTCAGTTTTAAAATTAGTTAAGttttaaaattactattttgaCTGTACTACTATGTGTGGTTTTGCTCACAGTCAGTCATTGCAAgcgtttttttcagtttaacgTGAAATTTGATTGGCACACTACCACAGGTACTGCAACCCACACAGTATGTGTTGTGGTGAGGTCATATTTGTGACAGACGAGGTAGTTCAGCATGCCAAGATGCCACCAAAATCTTTGAACACACTGGTATCGAGTGGCATTTTATGCAACTGAATGC
Proteins encoded in this window:
- the ugt8 gene encoding 2-hydroxyacylsphingosine 1-beta-galactosyltransferase, with the protein product MLLPSSLLLLLLGLLTWSPSASWAAKVIVVPPIMFESHLYIFKTLATALHQEGHETHFLISEGRGVPPSPHYHLQRYPGIFNSTTADNFLQSKVSNIFSGRLTFLELFDILDHYSQNCDAVVGSVEVMTRLKEAKFDLLLVDPNEMCGFVIAHILGVKYAVFSTGLWYPAEAGAPAPLSYVPEFNSLLTDRMSLLQRITNTAVYLVQRFGVHYIALPKYDRIMKKHGVKPQVAMADLVQGSRLWMLCTDMALEFPRPTLPHVVYIGGILTKPPSPLPQDFEAWVNDTAEHGFVVVSFGAGVKYLSHDIAHKLAGALARLPQRVVWRFSGVPPSNLGNNTKLVDWMPQNDLLGHANTRAFLSHGGLNSIYEAMYHGVPVVGVPLFGDHYDTMTRVAAKGMGIMLHWKYMTEEDLYTALTSVIKDSRYRQQARTLSNIHKDQPGHPVTRAVYWISYILRHKGANHLRSAVYDVSLYQYFLLDVIFTVGAAVALAVFALRRLVRLMRGKTGDQSRGAGDTRDDGNMANGHCHSESVANGKHKRNGSLKNEKKMN